TTGCATTGCCACACCCTACCCTGGGTTCGTCTGTCACTATGATCTGAGCTCTGTGTCCTGCGTCTGCCAACAGAAGCAAACCCTTGGGCAGTGGTACAAGCCACcaagggaggatgtggaatcACTAATACTAGCTGTGATGATTTGGCACTGCTTGTCATAATTTATGAATATTGTGTGGGGTCCTTGTGATGTTTGCTGCATGCACATATTGTGGTAATTCAGTAACAGGATTGTCAGGAAAtgcacccaggaagtgggaggTGGACCCTGATGTACATTTCTCAGCACACATTTGAGAGACAATGCAAAAGCCATTTGTTTTGATGCTTTGGCGCAACCTCCTGCTGGTTTGCCAGACAGGTTTCCCCCAGGAATAAATCAGTCTCTGTGAAGGGGTCAAAAGACTCAGGAGGGTTTAAAGAGACACACACTCCCTCAAAGCTAGAGCCAGCCTTTTTAGACTGAGAACCTACAGCCTGCTGTGGGAGAGTCTGGGAGAAGTCAGATATATCGGGTTCCCATCAAGAGGATGGCTTGATTCAAGGTCAGATAGATGTATAGACCTTTTGCTATTTTAAAATCCTCCTTTTTTTAGGTTTAATTCTTTGTTCGTACTGCTAAGAACAACAATGTTTTAAGAAAGTTGTCGGGTCACTGTTTTCACTGCTGGTCACAAGCTCGCGAAGGGAAGAACGCTGCAGGTACCCAATCTAGTCAGACCTGCTGGATAAGCACTGGACTAGATAGACTGGCTGCTTGACTACAGTACCCTGTGTACTTTACCTGAGGCCAGGTAAAGGCACAAGGCCTGAGGCCTGTGGAGACATAGTCAGAGACCACAGAGAGGTCAGAAGTACAGCTAGCCCTATTAGCCCCCACCAGAGACCTCACCTGGACACTTAACTCTCAGTGGTGGTTTATAGGCCTAAGAGACTCAATGGTACCAGGGAATGGGAGAATGGCAAGATGTGACTTGGGAGGGTCCCTTCCTTCTCAAATAATTTCAATAGGGGGGGAGCAGGTAGTGAAAACTCTTGGTGGAGTATTGCAAATAGCAGGACTCTAGTCCAGACAGCGAACTTATTTAGTTGTGTTTTGGGGCTGTAGCTCACCAAAACAACCGCTCACCAGAAAACGCTGAGCATATAGTTTGGCACTGGGGCAGCAGAACCGAGTGGACAGTGCGGGCTAGTGAGGGAAACATTGTGGGGGGTGATCTGTGTTTCTGCCCACACAATATTTCCTCTGTACTTGGGAGGGCACAAGACAGGGTAGCCTGGGCCCTGCTCTTCCTCTGGCCCAGCCTGCGCACTGCTAGGGAGAGGTAGTCCCTGGAGGTGAGggtgcagctgggctgggcttgGAAGGGACAGCTAGGGTGAGCTGAGTCATTTTGGAAATGGGGGAAGGCTGTTTCCCCTCCAGGGCAGAAGCCTCTGCCAGTTGTAtaaaagcagcagccagcatggggagcagggagctcaATGGGCGGTCCCTCTgggtgcctggggcagggcctgtggacACCATTCTGCTGCAGGTGCCCTGAGTGTGCTGCTTCCAAGCCTGCCGTGCACCTCCAAGGTCAAGGTGAGTGCTTACCCCTTTctaacctcccaccccaccacagCCATAGCCCGAGCTCCCTCTGCACACCAGCCTCCTCCGctcacatccccatccccatccccaaacCTCGCTCTCCCCATTCGAGTTGAGTTTCCGCCATATTAAAAGCAGGGATGAATTTAGTCCATAGTATATTGCAAATGTCTATACCATGCAAATACACAATATAATTCTTGAGGAACAATAGTACATTCAAAGTTGTTTTGTTAAAGTTGCAGCAAATTCTTCAGCACCATTAAGACAGCAATACTACTTGCCTGGGCTGCTATCTTGAATGAGTAGTAATTAATTTCAATCCTTTCCCCTTCATTTCTATTCATGATTCAGGAAAAATAGGCTGCAAAGGGAGAATTTCAAGCCTAATACTGGAAAACTAATTAACATGTTACCTACATTAGTTCAATGCTGACTAAAAAAATCCCCACAACAGCAAATATTTCAGAAACGGCTCACTCTCACAAAAGCAGCAGTACTCCATCTTACCACAGGGCGGAGCTGCTGTCTAACTTATCTAAGTAATAGCACATTTGCTCTGGTTTATCATTGTTATTCAAAATGGTGTATTTTTATTTCACCATTTTGTCACTTAATGTTATATTAAAGTCTCCTCTGAGATATATTTTACAAAGAAACAGAGATATTGAGCAGTCTAATGTGACATGCTCCTCACTGAATGGAGAGCTTGAGAGCACTGGAGACTGAGTCCTCTGTCTATCCATAGACCAAGTACAATCAGTATAGTGGCAAAGCAAGTCCCCATGCTCCCATGCCAGTTTGCCTTATTCCTGACCTAGTAGGAACAGGAGTAGAATGATAATTCAGTCCAAGGTTTTTCCCACTGCACAAGTCTTGAACAAATGAACCAATAATGACAGCATTGGTGATTTTAGTAGTACATCACACACATGTCTTGCTTCTTTAACATGAACTTTGTAAACTGCTGGCTTGTGTGTTTTTACCTTAGAAAACATATTTAATGGAGACTAACATTTCACAAAAATACAATGCTGGCATTAAGCACGAGTTAAAAAAGGAGGCTGCATTTGacatcctgctgcagctctgcaATTCACTGGCTGGCCCTATCTCCTTTTTTAGCATCAGGATGACAAGGGGAAGCAAAATCATGGCTGgattcccctcccaggagcatGCTCACCCCCCAAATTACAAAGCTGGGCCTGTACACAGGCCAAACAACAGTCACCATATGGTAATGAATAAGTTACTACTCAATTGGTCTAGATTTCAACCGGTGACCTAAAGCTGAGAGGTTCTGAAGCCCAGTGCCCTGGGCTAACCTGCACCCATTCTCTGTGGTGCAGTATTGTTCTGACTTCTGATTTCAGTAACACAGCTGGGTGGAAACATCAAAACATGTGCTGTGACTATTTGATCAAAAAAGAAACTGGATTTCCTTCCCCTGTGCGCACACTCCTTTTGTGTTAGTTTTCAGATAATATCCTAGTTAACGTACTGAAGGCAGGAATGGTACAACATTTTAGGCCAACATTAGAGCATATTCATAGAGAGCAAATGTTGATTTCAGAAAAACGAGTATCCACAATCTGCTTCTAAGAAGGGCACTCATTCAGTAAAGGAACAGAAACAATTCCATGTTACCTGTGTGTTTGTCAACACAGCTGGCATTTTGAATATGGGGAACAATCCACAGGCCAAGAATTAATTGGAGAAATCACAGACACAAAGAGGCTAAATTCACATAAGTTACCCCTCAACATGACTACATCTTGGAGTACGTTGATAcgtggagctggggcggggggaggggggggtgattCCCAGCTAGAGGAAATATATGCTAGCGCTGATCGAGATAGTGTGCTAAAAGCAGCACATAGCCATAGCAGTGCATATGGTAGGAGGGGCTACCCACCTTGAGTATGTGCCCGTGGCCTTGGACAGGTACATacttccctcccactgccccagctACACTGCATTTTTAATGTATTCGGTCAATCAGTGGTAGTGCGGGTATGTCAcctcgagctgggaatcacacccccagcttgcAGTAGAGATACACCCTTAGAAAGAAGGCTGAGGTTGGAAGAGGGGAGTGAGCATGCAGGGGGACAGGAGATGTGGGACCAAGGAATAGGTCTTACTGCATCTAATCTCTCAGGAAACTCTGTGGTGGGGCAAATCCATGAGACCTGCCCATGAGCAGTCTCACCACACCCATTATTTCAGCCAAAAGTGGCCACAGCCTGCTGCCACCCCATGAGGGGTTTAGAATTACCACTTTAAACACTGACCGGGCTCCTGGCCTGCTTCCAACAGCTTCCCTTTGTGCAGGCTATTTGGAACAGGCACAGAGACCTGCTCTATGAACACTTGGTGCACATTCCCTCTGCACAGTTGCTCTACCTGTGAAACTTCCTGCACGTGGCTCCTTGAGGGCTTGTACTGAGCTGGATTCCACCTACAACACCTGAAAGGAAAGTTGCCTCCTTCTTGCTGAGCCAAGCAGAGTTTCCATGGGCAGACGCACTTTTCACAGTCACCTGTAGTTGAAAATCACAATGGAATTTTAAAGCCCTCTGCTGGTGGCACCTCTCTTGCTAATGGATGGGTCATTTGTGACATGGCCAATACAGAAACCACACATCAGAGATTTAAAGAGAGCTTGAAAGCTAAGTTTAGATACTGATCTAAAGCATAGATAAAGCATGAAGTGAAGAATCCTATCATCAGTTATACCTTATtgacatgggctgcagctggtcccacaatctggcccttaatatgTTTCAAAGTTAAACCTTCTATTTATACATTAATGTTTTTTAAGATTATTAAAATGAGTCAGAACCTGGTTTACAGCCATTTTCACATTTTCAGTGGCACAGATCCTTTTCTTTTGACAAAAGAGACATCACTAGGAAGTGGCTCAGAAATGCCAAGTGTGGAAAAcatcattttaatttttcctttatTTGTTCCCCATGGGAAGTGATTCTTAGCTGTGCAACCTTCAGACAGCGGGGAAGAACACAACAGGTAGAACAATGAAATGTATTCAATAAAAGCCAACGAAGTAAATAAAGATGTGCTACCCCTGGCCAGGGGTAGTACATGTTTTAGATTTAATGTTCATCCTTCTTGATTTAATTCAATAAGACGACCAGCAAACACGGCCAATGTTCCAATAATGCAAACAAGCATGAAGATACCAAGGAGAAGGTGATCAATTACCATTGCAACAAACTTCCATTCTTCTGCAGCCTGGAAATGAAAGAAAGAGGAGACAGTTAGAACCTCCCAAGAGCTATATTCCTCACAAGGCAGCATATGGAAGTGTAGGCAGTTACTGATTTGTGCAAAGGAAAGCGTCTCTCTGGCTTCTAATATTATTATGGAAAAATACTCACTTTCTTTGAAGTGACAAGTGGTCTGCAATGCCTACACTACCCGGACCCACAAGTTCAAATTAAGGGATGATTCAACCTTCTTTTTCACGGCAGTCTTAAGAACAGAGATTCTGTGTGTGTTCTACAGTGGTTAAAAGGTCATATTGCTCGTTTCGTAAGAGCAGAGATTTGCTGTGGTGTTTCCGGCCAAGACTCTTGaacacccacccccttcccacacaccactGTGCAGTGTGCTGACAGCTGCCAAAGTGGGCATTTCAGAGCACTAGAAACATTTGGCCACATTGTGGGGACTTATAAATATCAACGCTAGCCTgggttttaatttaaataaagaaGATTTTCAAAGTGCCTTCCAATTGGCTTTTAATGGAAcgtgtgctcctaaatcccttaggctcttttgaaactcAATCTGAGTACCCTTTAGACTGCAAAGTGAGCCTTAAAAGTAAGTATATGCCAATCGTGAGTGTTCAAAACCAGTCACCATTTTCCCTAAAGGTTTTAGGTTATTTATGGTCCCCATTTTGTCCACCCAGCAACCTTCCGGACACAACACCCTTTTCTATAGATCCCTGGGTTTTTGTGGGGAGCCAAACTCAGGTCAGAGTTTTGGGGGACAATGGTGCCTGAGCTGGCTTTGCCTGTACAAGGACCTCCAAGCTAGTTGCTCTGAACTGGCTCTTTTGCTAAGCAACGTCTGTGGGGAGACAAGCAGTGTGAGTGAGCACAGAGTAGTGTGCCAAGCATGGGAGTGGGCACATAGGAATTAGTCTAATCCTGCCTGTGACAATGACTCTCTGTAAcctaagaagcagcaaagaatcctgtggcaccttatagactaacagacgttttgcagcatgagctttcgtgggtgaatacccacttcttcggatgcaaacaaagtgggtattcacccacgaaagctcatgctgcaaaacgtctgttagtctataaggtgccacaggattctttgctgcttctacagaaccagactaacacggctacccctctgatactctgtaACCTAAGGCTTTTCCAGCCTTTCTGCctgaatttccccatctgtaaaactgactGTTAGATTTACCTAGTTCCCACTGGAGCTGTGATAATCACTTACTATTTTCAAGTACTTCATAAGTGCTACGTTTCGCCAGAATAGCTACAACCCCCAGCTTGGTTTTGCAATTCGCCTTTAGAAATCTTTTGTAAATGTTAGAAATGATGCACAGATCACACAGACAGCTGAGCTCCACTTCAAGAGGCTGCCAGTGACTCAAAGCGCCTCCTTTACAAATGAGGTGCAAATCTTCAAAAGAGCTGAGGTCAGGCCTCCCTTTTTTCAGGTGCAGTTTTCACCCACAAAATGAACTCGGATGCAAACTGGAGTATTTGACTGAACCTCTAACTATCTCATCTGAGCCAGCTTTTCCGTTGCAGTCAAACATTCAGGGGAGAATTTTGAACTTTTTTTCATATTGTGGCCCCAAAAtgaattagttaaattggaggtGCCCAAAATAATTCTCTCACCAACACGCCCCAAGCtcaagctgctgctgccacccatcCAAAAACATCTGCATCTCAATGGTGCTCTTTGTATATAATTGAGAAGTCTCTGGGAGCCTTCAAAACGATAAGTGCTGTATTACTTATTAAAGTTAACCGCCAAATATTAGAAACAACTCAGGACAGAAGTATATAACCAGGGGTTATAAATAAGGGTTTTAGCACAGAAGAGGGGCAAAGCTAGCTTTTCCTGGGAAATACCTTCACTTGGGTGGTACAGTAGAAAAGGCCAGTGTTCAAAAAGATGCTTATTATGTGCCCCTCCTATAGGAATTATTTGGAGCATTGAATCCACAAAATCAAAGCTTATCAAAATTGGAATTAACATTTGCAGATCACATTTAAGAGCTGAAGggatgaaataaaaatgtttctgttAGCATGGAGTTTTGTTAAGGTTTATTTCCCAGCTTTGAGTGTACTGCAAACTGCCTATTATATTAGGAAAATGTCCTGCATTAGGAATCTGTTTTGGAATATTGTTATTTTCCTTAAAACTATTCTAACTACCCGTGCTCACTCCTCTCTGAGTTCATGTACTATACTTGGAAAATCTTAGCGCATAACTTGTTTCAAAGACTCAACTGTCATCTGTAACTTTTATTTATCATTCTTTACAGATTGCATCAAGGGAAGAACAGGGCTCTTTGATACAGCAGAAACTATGTTTGGGGTGTATTTGTGAGAAATGGAAAGATTTATTATTCCCAGAAAATAAAGTGTCTTATTTTAAAAGCGAGGGATGAATCACACATAAAAAATGCCTTACATTACTGGATTCTTGGTCTGATTTCATCGTTTCAgcaatgtatttgattccttctatagcacttttcacaTCTGGGTTTTTGGTAAGTGGGGAGTGGAAGTTAACGGCAGCAGGACATGGTTTTCCAGAGATTTCCGAAATATCAATGTCTTCTGTAAAAATCCTTTTTTCTTGTTTATCCCTGGATGGTCGTTTCATTGTTGAAAAAAACATAACATTTGGGATTGTGTCAATAAAGATCTGAAAAAAGAAATTGTATTAGTTTAGGGTGATTGTCTTACTGATGTGACATTACAACAAACAAAAGCAGGTCCAACATTCGTAACTACCAAATAATCTCCCGTACTGGATTTCCTAGAAATTCCCTGTTTGAAAGTAGGTCACAGCACAAGCCTTAGTCACACTTTACTTGTCTTGTGTAAATCTGATGCCCTGGGGCTTACTGAATCACACAAGCCTCTCACACATTTTCAGGAAACAATTTCTTGCTGCCATATAAAATGTATACTGATTTAACAGGATCCAAACATAACTGGAGTATAACACCCAGGACCAGAACCTCAACTGGCGTAACCcgactgacttcaatagagctattcTGAGACACACcaaatgaggatctggcccacagtgtcTAGAAGTGTTGCAGAGAAATCCCTTTGGCCTGCTTTTGCTGTCCCTTCTTCTTGTCGGCTATCCTGTTGtttcacttacacacacacagattttcaCAACCTTCTTTAAATCAGTGGAGGTTTTTCTTCCTGATCACACAGCATGTACAGACTTGGCCTTTTAAAATTCCCTAACCCTTGCAGGGATTCGATAGAATATTTGTAAaagttccattaaaaaaaaaaaaagaatttccaCTGCAAGACAGGAGCAATTTTAAAGGTATAGGTCTGTATGTGGTAGGTCTGGCCTACATAGTTTAATGCCAGTTCATGCAAGCTGGGTGATGGAAAGACTAGCAGGAGTGGCAACGGATGGTCTGGGTTCCCCAGGTGGAGACATACCCACAACTCTGCCATGAGGCTTGGTAAGGTCTGGTGATCATCATTTAAGCTGGAGAGGGAgatttccctcccttcccaataACTTTGGAGTAATGCTGTTTCATAGGAGAGGAGGGAATGGGCTGAGGAGTTGTCATGGGAGATCCAGTTGAGCTCCACTCTGTGGATCCACAATGAACACCTGGGCAGGCAGCTGGCTGATGGAGTTGGCCACTGGCTGGGCCAGGAGTCATGCAGCCTGATAATCTGTCGGTTCCCATAAAGAGCTATATAAGCAACCTACCCAATTCCTTCTCTGTGTCCacagctgcaggggcggctctagaaaataggctgccccaagcagcgcggtgtgctgcgccgcccttcctcggtcccgcggcgggtcccctcttcccgcggctccggttgagctcccgcggcaggtccaccggagccccgggacgagcggacctcccgcgggcacggctgcggacggttcgcgggtccggcggctccgcttgagctgccgcagtcatgcctgcgggaggtccagccgagccgcgggacgagcgccccctccgcagtcatgcctgcggcaggtccgctcgtccgcggctccggtggacctcccgcaggcatgactgcggcaggtccaccggcccagcctgccgccccctagatttggccgccctaggcaacagcttggtttgctggtgcctagagccgcccctgcacagctGCCACTTGGTTTTGCCTCATCTGCCTCCCAGGTTGGGTTTTCCCTCTTGTAGTCTACCCAACAACAGGCAATTTTGCTACTTAAAGGAGTGATTTtgcagcccagccagggagccctgAGATTTATCTGGATTGGGAAATTCCCCCCAACACCTTGAGATTTTTATTACATAAACCTCAGAGTGAAATATTCAAGGCCCTGCTCAAGCAGAGAAATTCACAAATAACCTTCCTCACCTTCCTCACCCATTGTGGCATAATATGGGTACTTGGGGAGCGATGGTGGGTGTTGATTACAATGACGGTAATGATGATTGATGCTATGACAAACACCATGGTAAATAACATGTATTTGCCTATCAAGGGCACTGCACTTGAAGTAGAAGGAATCAGCTCCACAATGACCAGAAGGAACACAGTCAAAGACAGCAAAACAGAAATGCTCAAAGTCATCTTCTCACCTGCCACGCAGAACAAAACAACAACACTGCCATTAATGTGATACAGTGCAGAGAGTGCTAATCAGGGAGAGAAATAGAGTGTGATTTCATGAGTGATTGGTTCCTGGTACATTTTGGATATTTGAATATATACCTATACATCCGGACTACTTTTATCTCTCTCTGCATTACAAGAAGCAGCAAACCTGGCTGGTCATTCATGTTCTTGTACCACTGTGGAGGGACCAAATTAGGATCAACGCCCCCCAGCATCAAGCTGGAGTTTTCCAGGACACAACTGGGACTGGGGACAGGCTGAAGGCACTGACAACTCACTTGTTATGAGCATGAGTATGTGCTGCAGGAGTTAAGTGAGTAAACCCAGCCTCTAATCAGGGCTTGCTCCTTTGGATGACTTTGTTTTTTGCTCTGGATAAATGGCAGCCTCACCGTGGGCTGATTGAATGCACAAGAGAGCACACGGCCTTAGAGCTCAGGCAGTATTTGAGACTTCCTTTAGGACTAAGGTTGCCaatttggttggatgtattcctggaggtttcatcacatgacataatctttaattaaagattaatctttaattcctggagactccaggacaaccctggagggttggcaatggTATTTAGCACTAAGGGTGACAAAACTGAACCACAAAACACAATGAAcattcattttgttctgttcagtccagtgacatgctgctgcttcttcttctttttttttttttttaaaaagctcctaAGACCCATCATAAGAGGaaattgaagaaaaaaacagCCAAGGATAAGGGGCAAAATCCTAGCAtggattaaaaacaaattaagcaCCAGAAATGTTTGCAGTGAACAGGTGCTTTTCTCAGATTAGAGAGCACACAACAGGCCAGAAAGAGATCAGGGTTGCTTAatatatttattcatgccatCAGAGAAGCTAATGGCCGAAACAAACTAACTTTAACTAACTCCCCTAACTCAAACATGCTATATCAGGGGTTCCAGTGTCACCATTTGACTGTTTATTAACATATtcaatatattaatttcaaagaCAAAACCAATCAGCTGAACCTTGCTCCCAGTGAAACTGAATGGATGATTTACCACTGATTTCCAAGGGAGCGGAGTCAGGACTACATAATAGCAGTTTTAGAGTTTAAACTGTTCCTCAGCTAGATTTATAGTGTCCATcactttagggcctgatcctgacaggtcccattgacttaattgttAGCTATTGCTCTTTCCTTTGAGAATCAGGAGCTTATTACAGTAACGTAATAAATGCACGTACCTGAATCGGTGGGCAGATAAAACACTAACCCAGTTAAAAACGAGAAGAGCAGACAGGGAATGATGACATTGACAATGAAGTAGAGAGGCAAGCGCTGCATGAGGAAGTGGTAGGTAATATCCAGATATGGGGTGTCAGGGCAACAGGCATAGTAAACGAAGTGCTTCCAGCTCCGGTAATCTTTCATCACCCACTCGCCGCTCTCCATAAAGTTGCTCATATCTGGGCGATCACTCTCCTGACAGGATAAATAGTAACTCTCAATATTAGAGCTACTGACCAATAAATTAAAACTTGGCATTGATTCCTAGTGAAACCAACTTCAACATAATCCTGTGCTTCTGGCTTTGTAAGCAAACCAACCAACCAGCTATTCCTTTCTATGttacttttattttaatattgtgcCTTTTACACACATTTCAACTAAATGCTTTACAGAAAGAATCAACTACAATCAAGTTAAAGAGAAAAGGGAGTCTTCAGTGAAATATCTAAAGAGAAAGGAAGTGGTTCTAAGTGGGACAGGTAGGAAATCACAGGTAAAAATCAGCCCCTAGaaataaacaagcagggagactGAAGAGGATCAAAGAGAAGAAGTGGAGTTAATTGGCTGGAGAGTAGGCAGTTAGGAAGTCAGTGAAGCAAGTTGGCACAGAATTTAAAAAACCAAGAGGGTAGTTATAGAGGGTAGTTATGAAGTGGATCTAGAGATGGCACTTGGCTGCCACAGTGGTAAAGGTTATAGAAAGGTTATAGagtgggagaaagagagacagacaatGTATATGACTAAGGGACTCTGTTCCAGGAGTGAGAATGTCAACCCTCTACTGATACATGTGCAATCTAGTGGCTGTATCCAATACTAAGCCCTAATACTACTCCAGCTAACAAAGAGTTGCCATAgctgtactgaagtcaatggagctgagcCAATTTGAGGAGCTGGCTCTCTAAGTTTTAGCCATGCTGTTAACCATGAAGTCTATGCACTAAATGTGTGCAGAATAGCTGTAGGAAACCTGTAGTGCTGAATACTGCTGGTAGTACACTCTATATTTTGACATCAGTCATTAATAATTTCAGTAATTCAGTACCTGTTTATTTTTCAATCAGAGCAGTTTACAAATGACATTTAAACCCGagacttaaaataaataaataaataaaaaaggcatGAGAAAAAAGAATTCAGGTTAAAATATTCAGTGTCTACTGGtactctcatttaaaaagttgTTTCATACCGGATTTATAACAACCACTGTACCATCATACGTCCAAGTGCCCAACTTCATACTGCAGTTCTGCTGGTCAAATGGAAAGTGTGTGACTATAATTTCacagtaacttttaaaaattgctggTGGTGTCCACGTGATCTTGCCTGTATGTTCTAAAAGAACTTTGGTGAATTGATCAATAGCAAATTCACCATCTGCACTGCAAAAGAAAGAGGAAATTAACAGTGACATGGCCAGCGTAACTGACATACATATAATACAGTATCTATCTGAAGGAGACTTGGAAAGGGGATATACTCGGTAAAGGGGTTGCTCTGAGGTAACTGGGTGGAGAATTTGGCTCATTGAATATAAAACCTATGGATCAAATTCAGACCTGAAGTACCAGGGTGTAACTCCCCTGTCACTAGGTTATAAGGAGGGGTGAGTGGCAAGAATTTGGTCTTGATCTTCTAAGGATAGACAGGTTTTCTGTCCTGCACTGGACTTGCTATAACTGTCTCAGACCCTGTTTTAGGTGTTCTCTCTCTCACAATCTTTTCCATTTACTAATCCAAATGATGCTCATCTCAGTCATTCAGACACATATGAAGTGTTCAAATAGGTATTGAAAAAACACCAGGCTGATCATTGGTCCCCTTCCTCTACTTCAGACTCTGTAATTTTTTGTTATATGAGGCTCTGTGCAGAGTTTTTGTACTGTTAGCACTACTTACTTGTTATAAAGAACAAGATCGGGGCGCCAGATTATCTCAGATGGGATACGAATTTTTTTCAACCCACCATATTCTTCTGGATTCCATTTTAGGTTGACATCTGTCCATTGCTAAAAAAGAATTTTAGCCAGTGGAAACATGTTATCAGTATTGCTGGAACTAAATCTAATATTCCCAAGATCTACTGATGGTCATGCCATTGATACACGTAGATAGGCACAAAAGTACTGAATGTGTCCTTCTACCAATTCCGCCTTCTTATATATGTTCAAACAATACATGATGATTACCTCAATAATCTAAAATAACCATAACACAAATCTGCTGTTTGAAACAATATCAGAGAAGGACATCTTGTCAAATGCAAAGTGTCTTTTGTCAGGAGCTCCACGTTGTTCAATGGAACATCAAGGTTCTAGGACTGTATAAAGAAATCATCAGTCAGCGCTGCCATCTGCCTAAGCTGCTTCAGGAAACCATAACAGAAAATGCTGTGTGTGTAATATTTATATATGGAGAGTAGCACATTCCTGATTAGGTGCAGGGCAATAGTTTGATTTGGAATAGCAAGAGTAATGAGATTCAGAGGTTACCTGTTTCAGGCGTACATTGGTTGTTACAATCTGATTTACTTCATCCTTCAAACAACAAACAGAAAGTTTAGGGAAAAAGCTTATTCAGAAGAAATGTTTGATGAGCTCATATAAACAAACACAGTTAAACATCGTCATTCATACTGTACCACATTAATAAGCTGAATAAGCTGCAGCCCGACTGTGACTACAACAGCCTCACGATGATCTTCCACCGGGCGCACTACTTTGTTGTAGTTCTTGAATAAATCTTCAACAAGCCGAGTTTCATGTTCAGAGCACAGGATCAGACCAGCTACAGAACAGCAAATATGTCATCAGTAAGACAATGATAGAATTTATTGCGATCTTGGTAAGGATATCCTGCAAATATTACTGATATAAGGTCATGTGCCATTTTAGTGAGGTAATCTAACCA
This region of Mauremys mutica isolate MM-2020 ecotype Southern chromosome 10, ASM2049712v1, whole genome shotgun sequence genomic DNA includes:
- the CHRNA1 gene encoding acetylcholine receptor subunit alpha isoform X2; the protein is MKFHYTHLLFFCSAGLILCSEHETRLVEDLFKNYNKVVRPVEDHREAVVVTVGLQLIQLINVDEVNQIVTTNVRLKQQWTDVNLKWNPEEYGGLKKIRIPSEIIWRPDLVLYNNADGEFAIDQFTKVLLEHTGKITWTPPAIFKSYCEIIVTHFPFDQQNCSMKLGTWTYDGTVVVINPESDRPDMSNFMESGEWVMKDYRSWKHFVYYACCPDTPYLDITYHFLMQRLPLYFIVNVIIPCLLFSFLTGLVFYLPTDSGEKMTLSISVLLSLTVFLLVIVELIPSTSSAVPLIGKYMLFTMVFVIASIIITVIVINTHHRSPSTHIMPQWVRKIFIDTIPNVMFFSTMKRPSRDKQEKRIFTEDIDISEISGKPCPAAVNFHSPLTKNPDVKSAIEGIKYIAETMKSDQESSNAAEEWKFVAMVIDHLLLGIFMLVCIIGTLAVFAGRLIELNQEG
- the CHRNA1 gene encoding acetylcholine receptor subunit alpha isoform X1 translates to MQGEIGFRSSMKPDSNFYAGLILCSEHETRLVEDLFKNYNKVVRPVEDHREAVVVTVGLQLIQLINVDEVNQIVTTNVRLKQQWTDVNLKWNPEEYGGLKKIRIPSEIIWRPDLVLYNNADGEFAIDQFTKVLLEHTGKITWTPPAIFKSYCEIIVTHFPFDQQNCSMKLGTWTYDGTVVVINPESDRPDMSNFMESGEWVMKDYRSWKHFVYYACCPDTPYLDITYHFLMQRLPLYFIVNVIIPCLLFSFLTGLVFYLPTDSGEKMTLSISVLLSLTVFLLVIVELIPSTSSAVPLIGKYMLFTMVFVIASIIITVIVINTHHRSPSTHIMPQWVRKIFIDTIPNVMFFSTMKRPSRDKQEKRIFTEDIDISEISGKPCPAAVNFHSPLTKNPDVKSAIEGIKYIAETMKSDQESSNAAEEWKFVAMVIDHLLLGIFMLVCIIGTLAVFAGRLIELNQEG